From the genome of Opitutales bacterium:
GACGTATCATTACTCAATTCCATGCCGACGACATTGCCTGCGTTGAGGATCTGCGGGTCGACCGCTTGTACGCTGAGATTGACTGGAAAACTCTGCGTCGAACCAAACACATTGGTCGCTTCAATGTAGTATACACCGGCATCACTCAGGGAGAGTTCGTTCAATTCCAGGTTGGCGTTTTCAGCGCCTTGGATGGCTAAATCATCACGGAACCATTGGAAAGTAATCGGGCCGACCCCGGTCACCGTCACACTGAAGCTCACGCTACCGCCAATAAACCCTGTCGTCGACTGTGGTTGCTTGGTTATGCTTGGCAGCAAACTGACATCCACGACAGCTACCTGTGCAATACCACTCTGTACGCTCCCCGCTTCATTGGACACAGTTACTCGATAAGCGCCCTCGACCGCCTCATTCACGTCGGTCACCGTGTAAACTGGAATGGTTGTCGTCGCCACTTCTGTATCGTCCTTTGACCAAACATATGTCTTTGGATCAGATCCTGAGGCACTGACTTGGAGGCTCAAGGTTCCACCCGTCTGTGCAGTGACTTCGCTGGGGAAATTTACGATCGTGGGGGCCTCAAGCTCTTGAACGGACAGCCGTACCGTTCTACTGAAAATGGCTCCGGCCGGGTTAATCACTCTCAACACATAGGCCCCGGCATTCGAGCTACTCACACCGTTGATTGAGAGCGTCGAAGTGCCGACACCGTTTTGAACTGCGTTAGTGACGTCTCCCGAGAATATCTCGTTATTGTAGAGCCATTGAAACGACAACGGCTCGGAACCAGACACCTCCATCACAATCGCCACATTGGAACCAGCCACAGGCAACAAATCCGGAGACTCAAATGTGAACTCGGGCAGTGACACCGAACCATCGAAAACGGTCAAAGCATCAACGAAACCCGCGTCTAAACCACTACTTACGGAGAAGTCTTTTGAATAAGTCCAGAGAAGCGTGTGGGTTCCCGATTCCAAAGTAAGCGACTGAGCAGTCCAATCTACATCCCCGGATATCTCCTCGACCAGTACCCCATCGACCGAGAATTTCAGAAAATCGTAGTCCTCTTCAGAGGATACTTTCCAAAAGAAATTCACCGTTGCCGGGCCTTCAATCACGGCCGTGAAGCTGGATGACTCAGAATTACTGATATCATTCGATCTCAGTGCACTCGAGCCGCTGTATACAATGCTAGAAGTAGGACTCCATGGTTCGGCCTCCTCCGTTGTCACAGCCCGAACAAGCGCACTCTCACCGACATCCAAGGCATTTTCCAAAGCCTCTGAAGAAGACGAAACCGATACCTCAAACGACTCAGAGTCGGAACCATCCACGTTGCTCACGGTAATGAGATAGGTCCCGGAATCAGATTCATCGACATTAGACAGAATGAAATCGCCGCTTGTGTTGGATCCCAGCAGTTGATTTCCAAAACGCAGGGTAAAGGTCTTGGTTCCCGGCCCCGAGGCGGAGAAAGACAAATTCAAATCCTGGCCCTCAGCAGCGGTATAGTTCGACTCGACAGCGGAGAGAACCGGCGCGCCATCCAATTGGTCGAAATTCAATGCACGGAAGAGGTTTAATCGGCCACCTGTCACCGTCCTGAGGTTGAAATCGTTCACTAAATCAACCGACTGCAATAGCCGTTCGATTAGCGCTTCATCAGTAGCATTAGGACTTTCAGCCTTCAGAAGAGCAAACGCTCCAGCAACAACCGGTGTAGCCATCGAAGTCCCAGAGAGAAACTCATACCCACCATTGAGGTATGTCGCGTAAACCAGATCCCCCGGGGCGGCGAGATCGACTGAATTCGCACCGTAATTTGAGAAACCGGCTAGGTTATCGCCACTATCCGACGCTGCCACAGAAATAATGTTATCAAAAGAGTAAGAAGCAGGATACGCCGGTGAGAAATCGGTGTTCCGCGATTCATTTCCTGCTGCCGCGACGGCGATGATCCCGGCAGAGTCGAGGCGCGACATAGCGAGACTTAAGGATGAAGAAAAAGAATCTGACCCCAGAGATAGATTTATGATATCCGCCCCTTTTTCCCGGGCGTAATCGAGACCATTGACGATGTCTAAGATTGTCCCAGAACCCTCATCGTCCAAAACGCGTACCGACATCAATTGCACATCCCAGGCAACTCCTGTCACACCACGGCTATTATTACCCTGCGCGCCGACCGTTCCGGCGACGTGAGTACCGTGGCCATCACCGTCTTGTGGATTGCCGTCCCTATCCACAAAATCCGCGCCCACAATATCGTCCGTAAGTCCGTTCCCATCGTTGTCTTGACCATCGGCGGTCTCACTCGGATTGCTCCAGAGATTACCGACCAAATCCGGGTGATCCGTGTCGATCCCCGAATCTACGATCGCGACAATCACGCTACTCGCATCTCTCCGCACATCCCAAGCGTCGGGTGCTTGAATCCGGCCTGAACCCGCAGAAGCGCTCCCAGCGGCTAAATAATATTGCTGCCCCAAATTCGTATCGTTGGGACTCACCATTTTCTTTACCACAAAGTCTGGCTCGATCACCGCCTCAAAGCCTGAGCTCAACCGCCCCAACTCACTGCGCATATCGGGCAAAAGATCCAAACTCACCAGCGGACGCGTTGATGTCGCCGAGAATATCCCGTAGTCGGAAACCGCCTCTACCACATATTCCGGGTGATCCTTGATCAAGTTAACCAAAGACTCATTGTCAGTGACGACCAGTAAGCGATCTGCGACCGCAATGAAGTCATTTTCTAACTCAAACGTATCAGACTGGACATCAAAGCTCCATTTCTCGTCGATACGGATCAATTCCTTGCGAGAACTCGGCTGAATAAGCATCTCCCGGCGCATAATGACTGCATCATCATCGTAGAAAGTGTGCCTCAGCTCAAGGAGCTCGCTGCCATTCCATCGACCCTCGGGTGGATGATTACGATCCAGACGATCTATCCAGGCTTGCTCAGACGGGGCCAACACCTCGACACCAGAACGATTGGGTGTCGGATCCAGATTTTGTTTTGTCCGCGCGAGCGGGTCAGAAACAGCCCCTCGATCCTCAGGATTGGAGAAAAACACAAACAACAAACCCAAGACAAATACGCACAATCCCCCTGCGGCGAGAAAACCGAATCTTACTTTCATCATACTCTAAAAAACCCCTTCAGTTACGGCGTGTTCCCCGCAAACAATAACGTCCAATACAGCCCAAATTTCCAGTCGAAGGCATAGAGTCAGCTCAATCATCTACTTCAATATGCTCCCCTATTTTCAAATAGAGCATCCGGGAGACCCAAGCATCCGTAGCGGCGTAATTTATCTGTGCCTCAGTAAGGTCCTTTTTTGCCCAGTTCGATACCTGAGCTCCCTTTGAGATCCGACGGGAAAGAAAAATCGCCGCGAGGTTACGTAAGCCCGTATTCACGATGCCGAGCCTTTTAGTATATTTCGCGACATCAATGACCCCGGCCTCTTCAAACTCATACAGCTCACGCAATTTCACGAAATCATCACGCAGGGCAACACCCACCTTGAGATGTTCAGCACTCGCCAAGATTCGCACCAGGCTATCCATGCGATTTATCTCCGCCAATTGAACCAGATATACGCGCTCCCGGGTGGCCAGTTGAACCAATGACGTGGGATAACTCTGCCCACGCTTGAAGGCAGGACGTGTCTCCGTATCAAATCCGATCACCGCCTCCTGAGCAATCTCTTCCATCGCCTTTTCAAAAGCAGGCTGATCGCTGATCAATGCAATCTCGCCCTCATACTTGAAAATAGGCAGTGCGTTGACCTCCTCCTTGGTGATGCGATTCGGAATGTCCATAGATACAAGAGCGCACCTTGAGTATTTTCCTGCACTCAATCAACCCACAGATTGCATCCAACGAAGCTATTTTTACAAAAACAGCCTAAATACCTACCTCCATCCCATCGAAAGCCAGAGAAATTCGGAGTGGCTCAGTCAGCTTCCCCTCATTGCGCATCCTCACCTGAGTAGCCTCGCAATAAGCGCACGTTCGCTGCAAATAATCGGTAAGCACCTCATCAGAATTAGTCGGTTCGTGATGGAAAATGACCAAGTGCTTCACTCTTGACAAGAGAGCCAAGTCGACCGCGACCACGCTGTTGGAATGCCCCCAATTCTGCTTGGACACAATATTGTCCTCCAAAGTGTATTGAGCATCAAAAATCAAGGTATCGGCCCCGCTGTAAAAAGAGACAAACGGGTTACTGACTGTCGCATCCCCAATCTTATGCTCGCAGTCCGTCGAGTAGACGAAACACCCCCCAGGCCCCTCAAAGCGAAATCCATAAGACTTTCCCGGATGATTCTGCTCCATAAAAGAGATTACAAACGGTCCGATCTCCAAAACATCCTCCTCCGAAAGATGCTCAAACACGATCTCGGCATTGAAACTAGAAAAGTCTATCGGAAACCACAAATCATCCATTTGAGCCCGAAACAAGCGCTCCATCTCGTCATGAAATCCATGAAAAATAATACGATTTCCTGGAATGTAAGCAGGCACAAAAAAAGGCAGCCCCTGGATGTGATCCCAGTGGAAATGGCTCATCAAAATGTGGAATGTCGCGGGTTTTTGAGCGCGACCCGACTTCATAAACTCCTCTGAGAAACTCCTAAGGCCACTGCCCGCATCACAGATTAAATAGTCGTCGGGGCTCCCCAACTGCACCTCCACACACGACGTATTGCCCCCATACGTGTGGCATACATCGAACGGCAGCTCATCCATAAAAGCGTCGATTGCCTCTGAAGAACCGAACACACGCCCCTCCGCAGCGGCTAGAGCACGCTTCACCTTAGAGCGCACTGAGGCGCTCGACAAAGGAGTGGGAATGCTGCCTCGGCAGCCCCATATTTTAACTCTAGGCGTGGTCGACATGGGAGAACCAATTATCAATCGGCCCCATCAAATTCGACGATCATTGGCTTAGATTTAGATTCATTAGCCCGGATTATGCGATTGGAGTGAGCCGATGTATCCCTCAGGTGCTTCGCAGATCTTGCTCAACAAAACATCAGGGATGCTCAGCGACACCAAGTCCCCCGATGCGGGATCCACCTTCACATGAACAGTACTGAATGAACCCTTTGCAACGCGGACCGAGGGTGCACCCGCGTGCATCTTAAAAATAGCAAACTGCCAATCGATCGCCCTCACCTTCAAAGCCTTCACAGCAATCGTGATCTCGATCTCATCCCGAAAATACAAGGGTGCTGCATAACGACACTCAGCGCGCACCCGCGGCCACCCTGAATTGTCACCGCCAGACCGTTGAATCAACGACTCCCCGAGATCATCAAAAAAGTCCGCCTCAGCCCTTTCCGCGTAACGGAAATAATTAGTAAAGTGAACTAACCCAGCCATATCCGTCTCAGCAAATTCGACAACGCGACGACTCGTGTGTGCATATTTCATATCGAGGCACTCTACGAGAATGTCCGGTTCATCAAGCGGATTGTCCCAGAATCCCAACATTCTTGAACCTACAAGCTCACAAATCTTAGAACGACAGGGTGAATGCAGATCGATCCATTCGAACCATGCAACCAATCCAGCAAAGAAGATATCAGCGTAAATTCGCGGATAGATCCAAATGCCAGAAACCCTAAATAGCCGTCGCAACCCAGCCCATCCCTATCCAAGCGGACTCTTCCCAAAAAGATCTCAACCCACTATCTTTTTCCTCGCCCCAAGATACCAAAGTACTTTTAAGAATTATCAACTCGCGCACGCGAAACACGCAACCAAGCGCATGGAGTTCAGCCACTTTCATCTCATCACCTCAACAAGCATGAATCCCCAGAGTTATCAGGACGATTCGTTGATATAATATGAATTGTTCACAAAAGATGTATCATGAGAGAGTATACTCACGAAGGTATCAGTTACACGTTTGAACCACCACTTGAAGGAAATGACCCAGTGGAAATTATTGAGTCATATTGGAAAAAAATTGCCGAAGCGGTTGGTGCTGAGGCTATGAATCAGAGGAAGAAGGATGCCGCAGCGATGAATCCTGAATCATCACCTGGCATTCTTCTAATGCCGAGAAGCTCCGAATCTGATGAGTAAAGACTCGGACATTAAGCTCTTTTTAAAAGGTCGAGTGAGTCGGGTTTTCGTGGTTTTGGCTGTCTGAAGTGGCCTGACTTGAACTCCTGAATTATGACCCACCTCTGCTTACTACTAAACCTTCTCCTCATGGAGGTCGGTCCTAGACAACGGCGCTGACGCGCCGTGCCAGACCTTAACGTATGGAAATGATTTTTTTGGACTCGGACTAGGTAAAACCAACAAGGAATGGATCGAACAGCCACCAGCCTTGTTTCAATCAATGACTGCCTCACTAAAGCGTATCCTTTGAAAACCCTGACCGCATCCATCACTTCGATGAAGAGAAAAATGTCCCCCAAAAAATCTGTGCCCATCTGTGAAATCCGTGGTTAAAAGAGCTTCCACCTCACACCCGCTTCGCTCAAGACACAGAAGCGCAGAGGAACCATCAGAGGAAATTATTCACAGGCAGTTCAATCGCGATATGGATTGGCCGGCATCTGACCCATCGTCGGCGATCCTCTAAAGCAGTCGAAAATATGGATGATTTGAGCTGAATCCTCACATCATGAAGATGGCAGAAGAAATTAGCGTTAATTCGCGTCCATTAGCGGATAGATCCAAATGCCAGAAACCCCAGCTAGTCACCGCCTACCCGTCGCAACCCAGCCCATCCCTATCCAAGTAGACTCTTCCCTCCAAAGACCTCTCCCCACTTTCTTTTCCTCGCCCCAATATACCAAAGTACTTTTACAAGCTATCAACCCGTGCAAACGAAGCACATGATGTTCAGCCACATCCATCTCATCACCCCAACCAACATGAATCCCCAGAGATATCGGACAAATTCGGAAATATAATATAACTGTTCGACGAAAGAAACAAGAATCCCAGCAGTTCCTCAAGGTTCGATCCCAACCGCCTTCTCCAGCGCTTCCTTGATAGCTAAAGCACCCTTCTTGTAACAGACGACAGCAAGCAATTCTTCTTCTAGCCAGATTGCCCAGAACCGAGAGCCCTTGTATTTTGTAATTTTGATCGCTTGCTTCACTTTAGATATACAAGATATACCTGATGTATCTTTGCTGTCCAGTGAAAATGTGTGACAAAGTGTACCCATGTCTCAAAAAGATTCGAAGAAAAGCGAATTTCTCAGCGTCCGCGTGGCAAAAGAAACAAAAGTAGAGTTAGAGAAAATCGCAGAAGAAAACGACAGATCGATTTCTTGGGTTGTCGGAAAGATCATCGATAAGTATCTAAATGGAAAATCGAGAAAACTCTGAAACGGGGTCGAACAAGGCGTTTGTGGCAATGTCGGCTACGCTCCGCTTCACCGTCATCGCTACAACTTGACGTTCGACGGAATGAACCCACGACTTGCCCCAGGGTCAAAACGGACCTACGTCTCATTATCATGGAAATTGCCAGGTCATACATCACAGACGAAGAAGGCTCCATAAAAAGCGCCGTCATTGACTTCGATGTATTCAAGAGAATCGAAGAAGCCCTTCTAGATCACGGACTTGCCGAGGCGATGAAAGAAGATCCAGAAATCTCTGCTGAGGAAATGAAGAGAATCCTCAGTGAATAATGGAGACCTCATTCAAGAGAGCTTTTGCACGGGATTTGCGTAAGATTCCCCATCAGAAAAGAGAAAAAATAGAAGAATTTGTCTTCGTGACAGTACCGCAGGCAGAATCGACGGAGGACCTCTCTCCAATAATAGCCCTCTCAGGACACACTGGATTCGATCGGAAAGATTTGGTGACCACCGAGTCGGATTTGGGATCTCGGAAGGAAAAGTGATTTTCTAACGAGCACTTCACCGCAAAGAAATATACAAAAGATTCCCATGAAATCGAAATCGATGTCAAACCAGTCGGAGTAGCCAACGGCTAAGCTTGGCTTAGCCGCAGCTATCCTCTACGTTAGAAAAAATGAAAACGCCGATTTCGGTTATCCTCTATCTACTGCTCTATGCTGTGGGTTTCAGTGAAACTTATACAGTCACAGATCTCGATTACGTACCGAAGCGCTTAG
Proteins encoded in this window:
- a CDS encoding acyl-CoA thioesterase produces the protein MLGFWDNPLDEPDILVECLDMKYAHTSRRVVEFAETDMAGLVHFTNYFRYAERAEADFFDDLGESLIQRSGGDNSGWPRVRAECRYAAPLYFRDEIEITIAVKALKVRAIDWQFAIFKMHAGAPSVRVAKGSFSTVHVKVDPASGDLVSLSIPDVLLSKICEAPEGYIGSLQSHNPG
- a CDS encoding MBL fold metallo-hydrolase translates to MSTTPRVKIWGCRGSIPTPLSSASVRSKVKRALAAAEGRVFGSSEAIDAFMDELPFDVCHTYGGNTSCVEVQLGSPDDYLICDAGSGLRSFSEEFMKSGRAQKPATFHILMSHFHWDHIQGLPFFVPAYIPGNRIIFHGFHDEMERLFRAQMDDLWFPIDFSSFNAEIVFEHLSEEDVLEIGPFVISFMEQNHPGKSYGFRFEGPGGCFVYSTDCEHKIGDATVSNPFVSFYSGADTLIFDAQYTLEDNIVSKQNWGHSNSVVAVDLALLSRVKHLVIFHHEPTNSDEVLTDYLQRTCAYCEATQVRMRNEGKLTEPLRISLAFDGMEVGI
- a CDS encoding antitoxin, whose translation is MEIARSYITDEEGSIKSAVIDFDVFKRIEEALLDHGLAEAMKEDPEISAEEMKRILSE
- a CDS encoding S8 family serine peptidase: MMKVRFGFLAAGGLCVFVLGLLFVFFSNPEDRGAVSDPLARTKQNLDPTPNRSGVEVLAPSEQAWIDRLDRNHPPEGRWNGSELLELRHTFYDDDAVIMRREMLIQPSSRKELIRIDEKWSFDVQSDTFELENDFIAVADRLLVVTDNESLVNLIKDHPEYVVEAVSDYGIFSATSTRPLVSLDLLPDMRSELGRLSSGFEAVIEPDFVVKKMVSPNDTNLGQQYYLAAGSASAGSGRIQAPDAWDVRRDASSVIVAIVDSGIDTDHPDLVGNLWSNPSETADGQDNDGNGLTDDIVGADFVDRDGNPQDGDGHGTHVAGTVGAQGNNSRGVTGVAWDVQLMSVRVLDDEGSGTILDIVNGLDYAREKGADIINLSLGSDSFSSSLSLAMSRLDSAGIIAVAAAGNESRNTDFSPAYPASYSFDNIISVAASDSGDNLAGFSNYGANSVDLAAPGDLVYATYLNGGYEFLSGTSMATPVVAGAFALLKAESPNATDEALIERLLQSVDLVNDFNLRTVTGGRLNLFRALNFDQLDGAPVLSAVESNYTAAEGQDLNLSFSASGPGTKTFTLRFGNQLLGSNTSGDFILSNVDESDSGTYLITVSNVDGSDSESFEVSVSSSSEALENALDVGESALVRAVTTEEAEPWSPTSSIVYSGSSALRSNDISNSESSSFTAVIEGPATVNFFWKVSSEEDYDFLKFSVDGVLVEEISGDVDWTAQSLTLESGTHTLLWTYSKDFSVSSGLDAGFVDALTVFDGSVSLPEFTFESPDLLPVAGSNVAIVMEVSGSEPLSFQWLYNNEIFSGDVTNAVQNGVGTSTLSINGVSSSNAGAYVLRVINPAGAIFSRTVRLSVQELEAPTIVNFPSEVTAQTGGTLSLQVSASGSDPKTYVWSKDDTEVATTTIPVYTVTDVNEAVEGAYRVTVSNEAGSVQSGIAQVAVVDVSLLPSITKQPQSTTGFIGGSVSFSVTVTGVGPITFQWFRDDLAIQGAENANLELNELSLSDAGVYYIEATNVFGSTQSFPVNLSVQAVDPQILNAGNVVGMELSNDTSNQWTVTSTTSFFGGSAIQAGAIPDDSATSLMATVEGPGLIEFAWRVSSEASFDFFSFNINGVERSSISGDSGWQRYKAFIEQSGAVTLEWEYSKDGFIVDGQDTAWVDQMSFISADELAPSVIAFPSTWIPGVSEFEESVSIVGAQPITYVVRNEGAIVYQDTSLEPFFDSLSANGDGYWVLAQNAIGSMAVGFLNVPIVSNTDVLDNSGSVSLNSPNSWVVSSGEFFRGGSSLASNDISDDQITSVTFDVTGPGTLSFQWRVSSEEDYDFLYIADDDGEVYDEISGLTEWSSVSIDVPPGTQTFSIFYEKDGSVSRGEDRGWIDSLIFEESAASSAFLRVSTDVGSGFQAHPEFGSFYGLFYPWVKLEQLGILYIEDYEPETGRLIAYDQNLGALQITSDSQPYAWHYATSSWVYFYTTEDGKSYAYHFGLGQWLKRAD
- a CDS encoding 3'-5' exonuclease domain-containing protein 2; translated protein: MDIPNRITKEEVNALPIFKYEGEIALISDQPAFEKAMEEIAQEAVIGFDTETRPAFKRGQSYPTSLVQLATRERVYLVQLAEINRMDSLVRILASAEHLKVGVALRDDFVKLRELYEFEEAGVIDVAKYTKRLGIVNTGLRNLAAIFLSRRISKGAQVSNWAKKDLTEAQINYAATDAWVSRMLYLKIGEHIEVDD